The Amphiura filiformis chromosome 12, Afil_fr2py, whole genome shotgun sequence genome includes a region encoding these proteins:
- the LOC140166656 gene encoding monocarboxylate transporter 13-like produces the protein MTEDLGIQVPHPHQPAVREGKWRWAILMGAFEALVFTMGLLQTMGVYGVSVEDEFQSTSAETGWIISSALAFLLAFGPLGSNSVKRFGCRKTAMTGGVLTACGFVGGSFASSSIQLFACVGLISGLGASLVYVSAVIVVGIHFHDRYTIANGIAFVGPGVGVFAFPPLLRFLIDYYGWRGSLLIQGGLALHILIGASVFRPIKVRRDSIISSTGMLARVHQGGQEATDPNLPQLQVTFDKTDTSCEYVLITSHNPQTELEGQNTFTTEAVAFEETAAQSANYTHLSTHERHSFDSNQRHSFDSNHSSHHSYATVSRHSTQRSSGALSVAHSELPEEGIIDSSVYSCGRRVKRSLLMDKPAVLLVCCVDFLMSFAHMAVLIHIVPQAERSGVSDKQSALVLSVIGMGSIVTRISHGWCVDKQLISPLVLDSLALVLSAGACILNPMSGTFIGVMFTALVVGLSCGIYYPIVPVVLKDLVGLSKMTTAYGMALFCDGIGMVAGGYFVGLLRDATGDYDLSFYVTGVIYSLASGILILIPLFNCCKEYRERHQPVPEDNNVEECKPDQV, from the exons atgaCTGAGGACTTGGGAATCCAGGTGCCTCATCCTCACCAGCCAGCTGTCAGGGAAGGCAAATGGCGCTGGGCCATTCTCATGGGTGCATTCGAAGCGCTAGTGTTCACCATGGGTCTACTACAAACCATGGGTGTCTATGGAGTCTCCGTTGAAGATGAGTTTCAATCCACGTCTGCCGAAACTGGATGGATAATAAGTTCAGCTCTTGCTTTTCTACTCGCATTTG GGCCTCTTGGTAGCAACAGTGTAAAGAGATTCGGATGCCGTAAGACCGCTATGACGGGTGGTGTACTGACAGCTTGTGGCTTTGTGGGTGGTTCCTTCGCTTCATCTTCCATACAACTCTTTGCCTGTGTTGGCCTTATCTCAG GTTTGGGTGCCTCCCTTGTCTACGTCTCAGCTGTAATAGTAGTAGGAATCCATTTCCACGACAGGTATACAATTGCCAATGGGATCGCATTTGTAGGACCTGGCGTGGGCGTCTTTGCCTTTCCACCACTACTCCGCTTCCTCATAGACTATTACGGCTGGCGGGGAAGTCTACTCATCCAAGGTGGCCTTGCGCTTCATATCCTCATTGGAGCATCTGTTTTCAGACCTATTAAAGTAAGGCGAGATTCCATTATATCCAGCACTGGAATGCTAGCCCGAGTACACCAAGGTGGACAAGAGGCAACGGATCCTAATTTGCCCCAGTTACAGGTGACATTTGATAAAACGGATACCTCATGCGAGTATGTGTTAATAACATCTCATAATCCACAGACAGAACTAGAAGGACAGAACACCTTCACCACAGAAGCCGTAGCGTTTGAAGAGACCGCTGCGCAATCAGCTAACTACACACATCTTTCTACGCACGAAAGGCACAGTTTTGACAGTAATCAAAGACATAGTTTTGATAGTAACCACAGTAGTCATCATTCATATGCGACAGTATCGAGACATTCCACGCAAAGATCATCAGGTGCGCTTTCAGTGGCTCATTCCGAGCTACCTGAAGAGGGCATCATAGATTCTTCTGTATATAGTTGCGGACGAAGAGTGAAGAGGTCTTTGTTAATGGATAAACCAGCTGTCCTGCTTGTATGTTGTGTGGATTTCCTTATGTCGTTTGCTCATATGGCAGTCCTGATTCATATTGTACCTCAAGCAGAGCGATCTGGAGTCTCCGACAAACAATCTGCATTAGTACTTTCCGTGATTGGGATGGGATCGATAGTAACCAGAATATCACATGGATGGTGTGTGGATAAGCAACTCATTTCGCCTCTTGTTTTAGACTCACTTGCTCTAGTCCTATCAGCAGGTGCATGCATTTTGAACCCAATGAGTGGGACCTTCATTGGTGTTATGTTTACAGCTTTAGTCGTGGGGTTATCGTGTGGTATATATTATCCCATTGTACCTGTTGTGCTGAAGGATTTAGTTGGACTCTCTAAGATGACGACAGCCTATGGGATGGCGTTGTTTTGCGATGGTATTGGAATGGTAGCTGGTGGCTACTTCGTTG GTTTGCTGCGTGACGCAACGGGTGACTATGATCTTTCATTCTACGTAACAGGAGTAATTTACTCTCTTGCATCCgggatattgatattaataccaCTCTTTAATTGTTGCAAAGAGTATAGAGAGCGCCATCAACCGGTACCTGAGGATAATAACGTTGAAGAATGCAAACCAGACCAAGTGTAA